In Pseudomonas fluorescens, the following are encoded in one genomic region:
- a CDS encoding cysteine desulfurase yields MMILSPWRADFPAIAALQRQDQTYLDNAATTQKPQALLDALAHYYANGAANVHRAQHLPGAHATQAFEDSRRKVAQWLNAGDCGQIIFTHGATSALNLLAYGLEHLFNPGDEIVISALEHHANLLPWQQLAHRRDLKLVILPLDADGVIDLEAATGLIGPRTRLLAVSQLSNVIGAWQPLPELLALAKAHNALTVIDGAQGVVHGRHDVQALGCDFYVFSSHKLYGPDGLGVLFGRNEALQKLRPWQFGGEMVLDANYHDARFRPAPLGFEAGTPPIASVIGLGATLDYLAGLDHDAVSLHEAALHACLLKGLEARNGIRLLGKPQVALVSFTVEGVHNSDLAHLLTEQGIAVRAGHHCAMPLLKRFELAGAIRVSLALYNDSEDLERFFEALDQALELLR; encoded by the coding sequence ATGATGATTCTCTCTCCCTGGCGTGCCGATTTTCCGGCCATCGCCGCCCTGCAACGGCAAGACCAGACCTATCTGGACAACGCCGCCACCACGCAAAAACCTCAAGCCCTGCTCGATGCCCTGGCGCACTACTACGCCAACGGCGCGGCCAACGTGCATCGGGCGCAGCATTTGCCCGGCGCCCACGCCACCCAGGCGTTCGAGGACAGCCGCCGCAAAGTCGCGCAATGGCTCAATGCTGGCGATTGCGGGCAGATCATCTTTACCCACGGCGCGACGTCCGCGCTGAATCTCCTGGCCTACGGCCTGGAACATCTTTTCAATCCGGGCGACGAAATTGTCATCAGCGCCCTGGAGCATCACGCCAACCTGCTGCCGTGGCAGCAACTGGCGCACCGTCGCGACCTGAAACTGGTGATCCTGCCGCTGGATGCCGACGGCGTGATCGACCTTGAAGCCGCCACCGGCTTGATCGGCCCACGCACGCGTCTGTTGGCCGTCAGTCAACTGTCCAACGTGATTGGCGCGTGGCAGCCGCTGCCTGAATTACTGGCACTGGCCAAGGCGCACAATGCCCTGACCGTGATCGACGGCGCCCAGGGCGTGGTCCATGGCCGCCACGACGTGCAAGCGCTGGGCTGCGACTTTTATGTATTCTCCAGCCACAAGCTCTACGGCCCCGATGGTCTGGGCGTATTGTTTGGCCGCAATGAAGCGCTGCAGAAGCTGCGGCCGTGGCAGTTCGGCGGCGAAATGGTGCTCGATGCCAATTACCACGACGCACGCTTTCGCCCGGCACCGCTGGGTTTCGAGGCAGGGACGCCGCCGATTGCCAGTGTGATCGGCCTGGGAGCGACCCTGGATTACCTCGCCGGGCTCGATCATGACGCCGTGTCCCTCCATGAAGCGGCGCTGCATGCCTGTCTGCTCAAGGGCCTGGAAGCGCGCAACGGCATTCGCCTGCTGGGCAAGCCACAAGTGGCACTGGTCAGTTTCACCGTCGAGGGTGTGCATAACTCCGATCTTGCGCATTTGCTGACCGAACAAGGGATCGCGGTGCGTGCCGGCCATCACTGCGCCATGCCGCTGCTCAAGCGCTTCGAACTGGCCGGGGCGATTCGGGTGTCGTTGGCGCTGTACAACGATTCCGAAGACCTGGAGCGGTTCTTTGAAGCCCTGGATCAGGCGCTGGAGCTATTGCGATGA
- the tcdA gene encoding tRNA cyclic N6-threonylcarbamoyladenosine(37) synthase TcdA — MVMSTEDPRFAGIARLYGIEGLERLRAAHVAIVGVGGVGSWAAEAMARCGVGEISLFDLDDVCVSNVNRQLHALDSTVGKPKVEVMAERLRGINPDCTVHAVPDFVTRDTMAEYITPNIDCVIDCIDSVNAKAALIAWCKRRKIQIITTGGAGGQIDPTLIQVCDLNRTFNDPLASKVRSTLRRDYGFSRTVTRHYSVPCVFSTEQLRYPKPDGSICLQKSFVGDGVKLDCAGGFGAVMMVTATFGMVAATKAVDKIVAGVRRPADRVKSQA; from the coding sequence ATGGTCATGAGTACAGAAGATCCGCGGTTTGCCGGCATCGCCCGCTTGTATGGCATCGAAGGGCTGGAGCGACTGCGGGCTGCCCATGTGGCGATCGTCGGCGTCGGTGGTGTCGGTTCCTGGGCGGCGGAAGCCATGGCCCGTTGTGGCGTGGGCGAGATTTCGCTGTTCGACCTGGATGACGTCTGCGTCAGCAACGTCAACCGTCAACTGCATGCGCTGGACAGCACGGTGGGCAAGCCCAAGGTCGAGGTGATGGCCGAGCGTCTGCGCGGGATCAATCCGGACTGCACGGTGCACGCGGTGCCTGACTTCGTCACCCGCGACACCATGGCCGAGTACATCACACCGAACATCGACTGCGTGATCGACTGCATCGACAGCGTCAACGCCAAGGCCGCGCTGATCGCCTGGTGCAAGCGGCGCAAGATCCAGATCATCACCACCGGCGGCGCGGGCGGGCAGATTGACCCGACGTTGATCCAGGTCTGCGACCTCAATCGCACGTTCAACGATCCGTTGGCGTCGAAAGTGCGCTCCACACTGCGCCGCGACTACGGCTTCTCACGCACCGTGACTCGCCATTACAGCGTGCCGTGCGTGTTTTCCACCGAGCAACTGCGCTACCCGAAACCGGATGGCAGCATTTGCCTGCAGAAGAGTTTTGTCGGTGATGGGGTGAAGCTCGACTGTGCCGGCGGGTTTGGCGCAGTGATGATGGTGACGGCGACGTTCGGCATGGTCGCGGCGACCAAGGCTGTGGACAAGATCGTGGCGGGTGTGCGGCGGCCGGCGGATCGGGTCAAGTCGCAGGCCTGA
- the dapD gene encoding 2,3,4,5-tetrahydropyridine-2,6-dicarboxylate N-succinyltransferase produces MSTTLFSLAFGVGTQNRQGAWLEVFYAAPVLKPSAEILAAIAPILGYTEGNQAIAFSTAQASQLAEALKSVDAAQAALLTRLAESHKPLVATLLAEDAQLSSTPEAYLKLHLLSHRLVKPHGLNLAGIFPLLPNVAWTSQGAVDLSELAELQLEARLRGELLEVFSVDKFPKMTDYVVPAGVRIADAARLRLGAYVGEGTTVMHEGFINFNAGTEGPGMIEGRVSAGVFVGKGSDLGGGCSTMGTLSGGGNIVIKVGEGCLIGANAGIGIPLGDRNTVESGLYVTAGTKVALLDENNQLVKVVKARELAGQPDLLFRRNSETGAVECKTHKSAIELNEALHAHN; encoded by the coding sequence ATGTCCACTACCCTGTTCAGCCTGGCCTTCGGCGTCGGCACTCAAAACCGTCAAGGCGCATGGCTGGAAGTGTTCTACGCCGCCCCGGTACTCAAGCCATCGGCTGAAATCCTCGCCGCTATCGCACCGATCCTGGGCTATACCGAAGGCAATCAGGCCATCGCGTTCAGCACCGCCCAGGCCTCGCAACTGGCTGAAGCGCTGAAAAGCGTCGACGCTGCCCAGGCAGCCCTGCTGACCCGCCTGGCCGAGAGCCACAAGCCGCTGGTTGCCACCTTGCTGGCTGAAGACGCCCAGTTGTCGTCCACCCCTGAGGCCTACCTCAAGCTGCACCTGCTGAGCCATCGCCTGGTCAAGCCCCACGGCCTGAACCTGGCCGGGATCTTCCCGCTGCTGCCAAACGTGGCCTGGACCAGCCAGGGCGCGGTCGACCTGAGCGAACTGGCCGAACTGCAACTCGAAGCCCGTCTGCGCGGCGAGCTGCTGGAAGTGTTCTCGGTGGACAAGTTCCCGAAAATGACCGACTACGTGGTTCCGGCTGGCGTGCGTATCGCTGACGCTGCGCGTCTGCGACTGGGTGCTTACGTGGGCGAAGGCACCACCGTGATGCACGAAGGTTTCATCAACTTCAACGCCGGCACCGAAGGCCCGGGCATGATCGAAGGCCGCGTATCCGCTGGCGTCTTCGTCGGCAAGGGTTCGGACCTGGGCGGCGGCTGCTCGACCATGGGCACCCTGTCGGGTGGCGGCAACATTGTGATCAAGGTCGGCGAAGGCTGCCTGATCGGCGCCAACGCCGGTATCGGTATCCCGTTGGGCGACCGCAACACCGTCGAGTCGGGCCTGTACGTGACCGCTGGCACCAAAGTTGCGCTGCTGGACGAAAACAATCAGCTGGTCAAAGTGGTCAAGGCCCGTGAACTGGCCGGCCAGCCGGACCTGCTGTTCCGTCGCAATTCGGAGACCGGTGCCGTGGAATGCAAAACCCACAAATCGGCCATCGAACTGAACGAAGCGCTGCACGCTCACAACTAA
- a CDS encoding arsenate reductase yields MKKARTWLDEHAASYDFHDYKAVGIDREHLTQWCNEHGWEVVLNRAGTTFRKLDDERKADLDQTKAIELMLAQPSMIKRPVLDLGDRTLIGFKPNIYAAALK; encoded by the coding sequence ATGAAAAAGGCGCGCACCTGGCTCGATGAACACGCTGCCAGCTATGACTTTCATGATTACAAAGCGGTCGGAATCGACCGTGAACACCTGACCCAATGGTGCAACGAGCACGGCTGGGAAGTGGTGTTGAACCGTGCAGGCACGACCTTTCGCAAGCTCGACGACGAACGCAAAGCCGATCTCGACCAGACGAAAGCCATCGAACTGATGCTCGCACAACCCTCGATGATCAAGCGCCCGGTGCTCGATCTCGGTGACCGAACCCTGATTGGCTTCAAGCCAAATATCTACGCGGCCGCGCTCAAGTAA
- a CDS encoding SufE family protein gives MNLPADAVTALETFQKAAGWEQRARLLMQWGERLPTLSDAQMCDANRVHGCESQVWLMGELRDGHWRFSANSDARLIRGLVALLLARVNGLSAAELQQVDLPDWFNQLGLGRQLSESRSNGLNAVLQRMRELAQ, from the coding sequence ATGAACCTGCCTGCCGATGCCGTGACGGCACTCGAGACCTTTCAGAAAGCAGCCGGCTGGGAGCAACGCGCCCGCCTGCTGATGCAATGGGGCGAGCGCCTGCCGACCTTGAGTGATGCGCAGATGTGCGATGCCAACCGGGTGCACGGCTGTGAAAGCCAGGTGTGGCTGATGGGTGAGTTGCGCGATGGCCATTGGCGATTCAGCGCCAATAGCGACGCGCGGTTGATTCGCGGGTTGGTGGCGTTGCTGCTGGCGCGGGTCAACGGGTTGTCCGCGGCTGAGCTGCAACAGGTGGATTTGCCGGACTGGTTCAATCAGCTTGGACTGGGGCGGCAGTTGTCCGAGTCTCGTAGCAATGGTTTGAATGCAGTGCTACAGCGGATGCGGGAGTTGGCTCAATAA